Proteins co-encoded in one Candidatus Lokiarchaeota archaeon genomic window:
- a CDS encoding class II fumarate hydratase, with product MVKETRTETDSLGEVEVPDDAYWGSNTQRAIHNFQISDRRLPERFIRSLVIVKKACLLANYNLEQIDEERFQALLKAIDDVLDGHLRDQFPIDVFQTGSGTQTNMNVNEVLANRANEILGHPLGNKAPVHPNDHVNMGQSSNDTIPTAMHLAVIADIHDNLEPSLDFAITTLERKIQQFEGIVKVGRTHLQDAVPIPLSLEFSVYRDKMKSTRAEIMSASDNLLSVPIGGTVLGTGINSSKIFSKKAARHLQDLTGFEFKEDDNKASDIASHTKVVSLSGSLRTLALVCLKMANDIRWMGTGPRAGLGELQLPRNEPGSSIMPGKINPTQSEALIQVCGQVLGNDHAISFGEAFGSVLDLNVAKPLIIHNVLDSIQLLSNGIRSFAKNCLADLKADEKRIEELLDRSLMVVTRLSPFIGYDRAAEIAKTALSRGLTIRETLEEMDLEINGNLDEILDFKEMV from the coding sequence ATGGTGAAGGAAACACGGACCGAAACTGATTCACTCGGCGAGGTTGAGGTTCCTGATGATGCATATTGGGGTAGCAACACCCAGCGAGCGATTCACAATTTCCAAATCAGCGACCGTCGTTTACCAGAGCGGTTTATCCGTTCTCTTGTCATAGTCAAGAAGGCTTGTCTCCTAGCGAATTATAATCTGGAACAAATAGACGAAGAGCGGTTTCAAGCCCTGCTAAAAGCGATTGATGATGTCTTGGATGGGCATCTGAGAGACCAGTTTCCCATTGATGTTTTTCAAACTGGATCCGGCACACAGACCAACATGAATGTGAACGAAGTGTTGGCCAACAGAGCCAATGAGATTCTCGGTCACCCTCTTGGAAACAAAGCACCAGTTCATCCGAATGACCACGTCAATATGGGCCAGTCTTCGAATGACACGATTCCTACAGCAATGCATCTTGCAGTAATTGCTGACATACATGATAATCTTGAACCTTCTTTGGATTTCGCGATAACGACTCTGGAAAGGAAAATCCAACAGTTTGAAGGTATCGTGAAGGTTGGCCGGACGCACCTCCAAGATGCTGTTCCAATTCCACTCTCTCTTGAATTCTCCGTCTACCGCGACAAGATGAAATCGACAAGAGCGGAAATCATGTCTGCATCGGATAATCTTCTTTCAGTCCCCATTGGAGGAACCGTTCTCGGTACCGGTATCAATTCCTCGAAGATATTCTCAAAGAAGGCAGCCAGGCATCTTCAAGATCTCACGGGTTTCGAATTCAAAGAAGATGACAACAAAGCTAGCGACATTGCTTCTCATACAAAGGTTGTATCATTGAGTGGCTCTTTGCGAACATTGGCTCTGGTTTGTCTGAAAATGGCCAATGACATCAGATGGATGGGAACAGGTCCAAGGGCGGGCCTTGGAGAACTCCAGCTCCCAAGAAATGAGCCTGGTAGCTCGATAATGCCCGGAAAAATCAACCCTACCCAGTCAGAAGCATTGATTCAGGTATGTGGTCAAGTACTAGGAAACGACCATGCTATCAGCTTTGGAGAAGCCTTTGGTAGCGTTCTGGATCTCAATGTTGCCAAGCCGCTTATTATTCACAACGTTCTAGATTCAATACAGCTTCTGTCAAACGGCATTCGCTCATTTGCCAAGAATTGCCTTGCTGACCTGAAAGCCGATGAAAAACGAATCGAGGAGCTTCTTGATCGTAGCTTGATGGTTGTTACACGTCTATCGCCTTTCATTGGATATGATCGAGCAGCTGAAATCGCCAAAACAGCACTCAGCAGGGGATTGACAATCCGTGAAACACTCGAAGAAATGGATTTAGAAATCAATGGAAATCTTGATGAAATCCTTGATTTCAAGGAAATGGTGTAG
- a CDS encoding FAD-dependent oxidoreductase produces MVKEHDILIIGAGLSGLRSAIELVDDYDVAVLSKVHPLRSHSVAAQGGINAAIREEDSWRDHAYDTIKGSDFLADHDTVELLTKEAPRAVIENEQWGTVFSRTEDGRLAQRPFGGQRYPRTCYAADRTGHNLLHTTFEQALRKGVKIYDEWFVTSIVTERDRAIGLTALQLASGKVEGFAARALVVATGGYGRVYKKSTNSIINTGDGIALALRAGASLKDMEFVQFHPTTLAGTSESRYSSNILITEGARGEGAYLINSKGKRFMHKYAPEQKELAERDVVSRGILTEIKEGRGLEGGFLHLDLTHLGAEKIKERLPGIREIAMTFAGIDPIEEPIPVEPAHHYSMGGIDCDRFGRSPLEGLYAVGECSCMSVHGANRLGGNSLLETLVFGRIVGETIAEDFDGLDDTKEDAVDDAAFEMRQKLQRLMLGERGEPPAEIRDELNETMDEKVGVFRNGDDLEKALSRIKELKSRFNEIALGDMDERFNYTLIRTLELENLIDVAEAITKGALMRKESRGAHYREDFPERDDEEYLQHSIILRTDEGLEVDYRDVTLGLFEVED; encoded by the coding sequence ATGGTCAAAGAACACGATATTCTTATTATTGGTGCAGGTCTATCAGGGCTGAGAAGTGCAATAGAACTTGTAGATGACTATGACGTTGCGGTCCTAAGTAAAGTACATCCGCTCAGATCTCACTCGGTTGCTGCTCAGGGTGGAATCAATGCAGCTATACGAGAAGAAGATTCTTGGCGCGACCACGCCTATGATACCATCAAAGGCTCCGATTTTCTGGCTGACCACGATACAGTCGAGCTTCTGACAAAAGAAGCTCCAAGAGCCGTTATAGAGAATGAGCAATGGGGAACAGTTTTTTCGCGAACCGAAGACGGGAGATTAGCCCAACGACCATTCGGGGGGCAGCGCTATCCCCGAACATGTTATGCTGCTGATCGAACTGGTCATAATCTCCTTCACACGACCTTCGAACAAGCTCTTCGCAAAGGGGTCAAAATCTACGACGAGTGGTTCGTAACTTCAATTGTGACTGAACGAGACCGTGCAATTGGACTAACAGCACTCCAATTGGCTAGCGGCAAAGTAGAGGGATTCGCGGCAAGAGCCCTTGTTGTTGCGACTGGTGGGTATGGCCGAGTTTACAAAAAAAGCACAAACTCGATAATAAATACCGGAGATGGCATAGCACTGGCATTGCGAGCCGGGGCATCACTGAAAGATATGGAATTTGTGCAGTTCCATCCTACAACTCTTGCAGGCACCTCGGAATCTCGTTACAGCTCTAACATACTTATCACGGAAGGAGCTCGTGGTGAGGGCGCTTATCTGATTAATTCTAAGGGAAAACGATTCATGCACAAATATGCTCCAGAACAGAAGGAACTTGCTGAGCGAGACGTTGTTTCCAGAGGGATCCTAACAGAAATCAAGGAAGGTCGCGGTCTAGAAGGGGGCTTTCTCCATCTTGATTTGACACATCTCGGTGCAGAAAAGATCAAAGAGCGGCTTCCGGGTATCAGAGAAATCGCCATGACGTTTGCCGGGATAGACCCCATTGAAGAGCCTATTCCAGTAGAGCCCGCCCATCACTATTCCATGGGTGGAATAGACTGTGATCGCTTTGGACGTAGTCCACTTGAAGGCCTATACGCTGTGGGCGAGTGTTCATGTATGAGTGTTCATGGTGCGAATAGATTAGGAGGAAACTCACTTCTCGAAACACTCGTTTTTGGGAGAATTGTGGGTGAGACCATCGCCGAGGATTTTGATGGCTTGGATGATACGAAAGAGGATGCAGTGGATGACGCCGCATTTGAAATGCGACAGAAGCTTCAGCGATTGATGTTGGGAGAGCGTGGAGAACCACCAGCTGAAATCCGGGACGAACTGAACGAGACGATGGATGAGAAAGTGGGAGTCTTTCGAAACGGCGATGATCTTGAGAAGGCTTTGTCGCGGATTAAGGAACTAAAATCGAGATTCAATGAAATAGCTCTAGGCGATATGGACGAGCGATTCAACTACACACTGATACGCACCCTTGAACTAGAGAATTTGATTGACGTTGCTGAGGCTATTACAAAAGGTGCTCTTATGAGGAAAGAGAGTCGAGGAGCTCACTATCGAGAAGACTTTCCTGAGCGCGATGACGAAGAGTATCTTCAGCACTCTATAATTCTGCGTACTGATGAGGGGTTAGAAGTTGATTATCGCGATGTGACATTGGGGCTATTCGAGGTGGAGGACTAG
- a CDS encoding 4Fe-4S dicluster domain-containing protein: protein MLFRIARSREGGEITHYDVYKVEVSEGMTVLDALFQIQDRMDPSLAFRYGCRGAVCGSCGMLVNKMPVLACGTQVKEIRDLSMNLHDFPPLTDIPAGWDPERSVLIEPLPNFPILKDLVVDLSKFYDALEELKLWAEPQPGNEARSQFPEDRKRIERYVHCIMCAICFGACPVNHEKEEYVGPAALAKAWRFYDDARLTQRRRYLEAAKQEHGAPLCELIMNCVRACPKGVAPGGAIRKIKSESIE, encoded by the coding sequence ATGCTATTCAGAATTGCTAGAAGCAGAGAAGGCGGCGAAATCACCCACTATGATGTGTACAAAGTTGAAGTATCTGAAGGAATGACTGTCTTGGATGCGCTATTCCAGATTCAAGATCGAATGGATCCATCGCTCGCGTTTCGATACGGTTGTAGAGGTGCAGTGTGCGGAAGCTGTGGAATGCTCGTAAACAAAATGCCTGTCTTGGCTTGTGGAACCCAAGTTAAGGAGATTCGTGATTTGAGTATGAATCTACACGACTTCCCGCCGCTAACTGATATACCAGCAGGTTGGGACCCCGAAAGGTCAGTTCTGATTGAACCTCTTCCAAATTTTCCTATTCTCAAGGATCTGGTCGTAGACTTGTCCAAATTTTATGATGCGCTTGAGGAGCTAAAATTGTGGGCTGAACCCCAACCCGGAAATGAAGCGCGTAGCCAGTTTCCCGAAGATCGGAAACGTATCGAAAGATATGTTCACTGCATAATGTGTGCTATTTGCTTTGGAGCGTGCCCGGTTAATCATGAAAAGGAGGAATATGTAGGCCCAGCAGCCCTTGCAAAAGCTTGGCGGTTCTATGATGACGCCCGATTGACTCAGCGTAGGCGATACTTGGAAGCTGCAAAGCAAGAACATGGGGCCCCCCTTTGTGAACTGATTATGAACTGTGTGAGAGCGTGTCCGAAAGGGGTTGCACCTGGTGGTGCGATTCGCAAAATAAAGAGCGAAAGTATTGAGTGA
- a CDS encoding cation diffusion facilitator family transporter produces MSNVNQGEESDPGERFAKGQKVALVSLVVVAFLAIMKGIIGFLYGSIALLADAVNSFSDILASGLVWSGLKLSQKKPTERFPYGYYRAETLASLVVSALITFSGAEILWQAAKSIFAPVSVPLAIPPLAAAAVSMILYYALFRYKKRVGSQIDSRGLLADAKHSLADVAAGSIVFAGIFLSGIGYPIAEILVAILVGLIVVKEGLEQAGDAVLYLMDACLNPEMVSKMRELATDVEGITDAHDARLRRTGPVYFGELHITVNRNLNIKQAHALADQAEARIMENTESLENVTIHIDPTEEAVHRIGIPVSQRKGLDSRVSPHFAKAPYFAIALVREDEIESTRFVKNPGHELERRKGIKAVEALESEEVDTMICGEVGKGPYELLTAKAVKLFRAPPGGKTVQSLLDMFLSRNLEKIQGPDTA; encoded by the coding sequence ATGAGCAATGTTAACCAAGGTGAGGAATCCGATCCGGGAGAAAGATTCGCTAAGGGACAGAAGGTTGCACTTGTTTCTCTTGTTGTAGTTGCATTCCTCGCGATTATGAAAGGAATTATCGGTTTTCTCTACGGTAGTATCGCATTGCTCGCAGACGCAGTGAATTCATTCTCAGATATTCTGGCATCAGGTCTTGTTTGGTCAGGTTTGAAACTATCTCAAAAGAAGCCTACTGAAAGATTCCCATATGGATACTACCGGGCAGAGACTCTGGCATCCCTTGTCGTTTCTGCCCTCATTACCTTCTCGGGAGCAGAGATATTATGGCAGGCAGCAAAAAGCATTTTCGCGCCGGTTTCAGTTCCTCTTGCGATCCCTCCCTTGGCAGCAGCAGCTGTTTCAATGATACTGTATTACGCACTTTTCAGATACAAGAAGCGGGTTGGTTCGCAGATTGACAGTAGGGGCCTGTTGGCAGATGCGAAACATTCACTCGCAGATGTAGCTGCGGGGTCCATAGTATTCGCAGGTATTTTTCTTTCAGGAATAGGATATCCAATTGCAGAGATACTCGTCGCCATCTTGGTAGGACTCATCGTAGTAAAAGAGGGGCTCGAGCAAGCAGGAGATGCTGTCCTGTATCTTATGGATGCGTGTCTCAATCCGGAAATGGTTTCCAAAATGCGCGAGCTTGCAACCGACGTTGAGGGTATCACGGATGCTCACGATGCGCGTCTCCGCAGGACGGGTCCAGTATACTTCGGCGAACTCCATATTACCGTCAACAGGAATCTCAATATAAAACAAGCTCATGCACTAGCAGATCAAGCAGAAGCAAGAATCATGGAAAACACTGAGAGCCTAGAAAATGTTACCATCCATATTGACCCAACAGAAGAAGCAGTCCATCGCATTGGAATTCCAGTCTCTCAACGCAAAGGTCTAGATTCAAGAGTATCTCCACATTTTGCAAAAGCCCCATACTTTGCAATCGCACTAGTTCGAGAAGATGAAATCGAAAGCACCAGGTTTGTCAAGAACCCAGGACACGAACTGGAGAGAAGGAAAGGCATCAAAGCAGTTGAGGCTCTTGAATCAGAAGAAGTGGATACCATGATCTGTGGAGAGGTTGGAAAAGGGCCATATGAATTGCTCACCGCCAAAGCGGTAAAGCTATTCCGAGCTCCACCGGGTGGAAAGACGGTCCAAAGCCTGCTCGATATGTTTCTGTCAAGGAATCTTGAGAAGATTCAGGGGCCTGATACCGCTTAG
- a CDS encoding IS5 family transposase gives MHYDVSYNAAKARRYHFLLDELMSLCNTIPDTRSQHGRPVEFPLPTLFVLLGLKFDTGLGYRDFIATLTFNTLLLQRLGLERVPHFSLLQKAVRRLDTQLLHQMYQLLANKRSPPKTIAVDSSGFSHSSGGEWMTFRFKRTRKRRFHALHNAVDTDTLMITAARVSARPGGDAKHLASLVRRVDCRRLETVYGDKAYISRQNVQFIHDLGAYPAIEPKKRLRARSRGHRGYKELISEYRSDPDEWKRVHEYGTRSLAETVFGMMRVRFTERLGSRGFREQRRELLIKVVLHNIERLNFLECAGR, from the coding sequence ATGCACTACGATGTCTCATACAACGCGGCCAAAGCTCGCCGCTATCACTTTCTCCTTGATGAGCTTATGAGCCTTTGCAATACCATTCCCGATACGAGATCCCAGCATGGACGTCCTGTTGAGTTTCCCCTTCCCACTCTCTTTGTCCTCCTCGGGCTCAAGTTTGACACTGGTCTTGGATATCGTGACTTCATTGCCACTCTCACCTTCAACACACTCCTGCTCCAGCGACTTGGACTTGAGCGAGTCCCTCACTTCTCCCTCCTCCAGAAGGCAGTGAGGCGGTTGGACACCCAGCTTCTCCATCAGATGTACCAGCTCCTTGCCAACAAGCGTTCTCCTCCAAAGACGATTGCTGTAGATTCTTCTGGGTTCTCTCACTCGTCCGGTGGCGAGTGGATGACCTTCCGGTTCAAGAGAACACGGAAACGCCGTTTCCATGCCCTTCACAACGCCGTTGACACCGACACCCTGATGATCACCGCAGCTAGAGTGAGTGCACGACCAGGTGGTGATGCCAAACACCTGGCCTCTCTTGTGAGGAGGGTGGATTGCAGAAGACTTGAGACTGTCTACGGGGACAAGGCCTACATCTCACGACAGAACGTCCAGTTCATCCATGACCTTGGTGCATACCCAGCTATTGAACCAAAGAAGAGGTTGCGAGCTCGATCCCGAGGACATCGAGGATACAAGGAGTTGATCAGTGAATATCGCTCTGATCCTGATGAGTGGAAGCGGGTTCATGAGTATGGAACGAGGAGCCTGGCGGAGACTGTGTTTGGGATGATGAGGGTGAGGTTCACGGAGCGTCTGGGGTCACGAGGATTCAGAGAACAACGTCGCGAGTTGTTGATCAAGGTGGTCCTTCACAATATCGAGCGACTCAACTTCTTGGAGTGTGCCGGGAGGTGA